One genomic region from Salvia hispanica cultivar TCC Black 2014 chromosome 2, UniMelb_Shisp_WGS_1.0, whole genome shotgun sequence encodes:
- the LOC125207471 gene encoding uncharacterized protein LOC125207471, translated as MEKIEAQTSQMDVNLEASRDKRNTDVEKDLLEADLTVESLAENLKASAGSTENIPDEIAEGEIRNMNQGSIDTGSTESSAEMNLNGKRPRGTPLRYEIKITNPVTGYSYFHSWESNHKGTDDMVTENECPAKDFELSVRKESSLSALSAEGGSFSTYNVEGTSNVSSSSVNGAECLSNDLGSYTRITPVHSVKRKLIVLDVNGLLAHIVMPAPKGYRADEHILGRAIFKRPFCDDFLKFCFQNFDVAVWSSRSKRIIERVVDYLLGDQKDKLLFCWDMSHSTQTGFNTLENVYKPLVFKELRKIWKNDDPSLPWKNGDYNESNTLLLDDSPYKALLNPVHTAIFPNSYHYKDSNDNSLGPGGDLRVYLEGLLQTENVQKYVEQHPIGQSSINESNLSWAFYSGVLQRMPKELQDAVPVPNLR; from the exons ATGGAGAAAATTGAAGCACAAACAAGCCAGATGGATGTTAATTTGGAAGCTTCCAGAGATAAAAGGAATACTGATGTCGAAAAGGATCTTCTTGAAGCAGATTTAACAGTGGAATCGCTGGCAGAAAATCTTAAAGCATCTGCAGGGTCAACAGAGAACATTCCTGACGAGATTGCTGAGGGTGAAATTCGAAATATGAACCAGGGTAGTATTGATACAGGGTCAACAGAAAGTTCTGCTGAAATGAATCTGAATGGGAAAAGGCCAAGGGGGACTCCACTAAGAtatgaaatcaaaatcacGAACCCGGTCACTGGCTACTCATATTTTCACTCATGGGAAAGCAACCACAAAGGGACTGATGACATGGTAACTGAAAATGAATGTCCAGCTAAAGATTTTGAGCTTTCTGTGAGAAAAGAATCATCTTTATCAGCTTTATCTGCTGAAGGTGGGAGCTTCTCCACTTACAATGTTGAGGGGACTTCCAATGTTTCTTCCTCTAGCGTGAATGGAGCAGAATGTTTGTCAAATGATCTAGGATCTTATACGAGAATAACACCTGTACACTCAGTTAAGCGAAAGCTTATTGTCCTTGATGTAAATGGTTTACTTGCACACATTGTGATGCCTGCACCGAAAGGTTATAGAGCGGACGAACATATATTAGGACGGGCAA TTTTTAAGAGACCCTTCTGTGATGATTTTCTTAAGTTTTGCTTCCAGAACTTTGATGTGGCTGTGTGGTCATCAAGATCCAA GAGAATTATTGAAAGAGTTGTTGATTATTTGTTGGGAGATCAGAAAGACAAGTTGCTATTTTGTTGG GATATGTCTCACAGTACTCAAACAGGATTCAATACCCTTGAAAACGTTTATAAGCCCTTGGTGTTCAAGGAGCTAaggaaaatttggaaaaatgacGATCCTAGTTTGCCTTGGAAGAATGGAGATTATAATGAATCAAATACGTTATTATTAGATGATTCTCCTTACAAGGCCCTACTGAACCCG GTGCATACTGCAATATTTCCGAATTCATACCATTACAAGGATTCAAATGACAATTCATTAG GCCCTGGAGGCGATCTCCGAGTTTATTTAGAAGGACTGTTGCAAACTGAAAACGTGCAGAAGTATGTCGAGCAGCATCCTATTGGCCAAAGTTCTATAAATGAGAGTAACTTGTCTTGGGCCTTTTACTCGGGCGTTCTTCAGCGTATGCCAAAAGAGTTGCAAGACGCAGTCCCGGTTCCCAACCTACGCTGA
- the LOC125207089 gene encoding protein LONGIFOLIA 1-like, giving the protein MSSSLRDENRDLRKQMGCMNGIFQIFDRHHFITGRRISSCNSKRLLQGGQHQMGQQYATKSIVEKGMEMQKEKPRISSESSRASFSSSSCSSTFSSLDFSRAIQPETLSLRQISIPESPYQTPSSKARQPSSTQGTGSQDLRDVVKDSMHREVRSLSIKSQSKDERRGTVMKHIDSPRPLQPFKTEKLKAASQSGVPRGLAKDERLALPRFSYDGRESREVYKSAMKPKELPRLSLDSKTNSMKAFESRLNFLGREMQVESLKSSQVIHPNQEIGSHQRTSSVVARLMGLDAFPGAISTDEIRTPTMKSCIKEAFLSQPAEEHNKQIQSNHSPCVSQNTPASPSSKLQTASSVRKPTTFSRFPVEPAPWRQQDSSQCSPKMASKCRKVATTTLHQTSVYGEIEKRITDLEFKKSGKDLRALKQILEAMQKTRARMEDERGVSAQLTSQRRGCLEESCPHQNSKLATWKNNKTFCHPTVKEPRSPKQLDSIVIVKPAKVMEKVKLSVPAQLSTVETSHLQNLTPKYHRGSSVHSQKANNLTPENRNVRHQGRHLHSSEKKTSWSTSELDRVSTTTPRMKVENYTTPGRSSGTVSPRLQQNALRAESESVRVGKYGSKKVMEKGSQIRKNRVKAKDQQLSDDQMSEISGETRSMSYQGDTASVVSESNNSIVSQSETEVTSLARSIKTNTRQDKNHMSTTRERMPAVESVVTMLEQPSPISVLDNTFYCEDSPSPIKKITTVFQEDEGQTPDEQWCLQNLHHLMDCTRLNNNFKYNQKLENVGYSVQELTQLNKKTDGASVNHNGSLNPDYRYINKILLTSGLLKDSSVISTTEKLFSSHHLINPDMFHVLEQTEDIREAVNGAVIEKNDKMNLDRRIQRKMIFDLVDEILVRKITSSRLYTVEKKRASPQGLLKEVHLEMDRLCRISDCDLEEEDEMTRLLNADMMHNSEDWVDYRGEVPALVLDIERQIFKDLINEVITGDAMDVSDWPKRHCRKLFGK; this is encoded by the exons atgTCGTCGTCTCTACGAGATGAAAACCGAGATCTTCGGAAGCAGATGGGATGCATGAATGggatttttcaaatattcgACCGTCACCATTTCATCACCGGAAGGCGTATTAGCAGCTGTAACAGCAAAAGGCTGCTACAAG GTGGGCAGCACCAAATGGGGCAGCAATATGCAACAAAATCCATTGTG GAAAAGGGTATGGAGATGCAGAAAGAGAAACCAAGAATCTCCAGTGAATCATCCCGAGCCTCCTTTTCATCCTCTTCATGCTCATCGACATTTTCCTCGCTCGATTTCAGTAGAGCCATTCAGCCAGAAACACTTTCACTAAGACAAATCAGTATCCCTGAAAGCCCATATCAAACCCCATCCTCAAAAGCACGCCAGCCTTCATCGACTCAGGGCACCGGATCACAAGATCTTCGAGATGTAGTGAAGGACTCGATGCACAGAGAAGTCCGGAGTTTGTCCATCAAATCCCAGAGCAAAGATGAAAGAAGAGGGACCGTGATGAAACACATCGACTCCCCCAGGCCCTTGCAGCCATTTAAAACCGAGAAGCTGAAAGCTGCAAGTCAAAGTGGAGTGCCTCGTGGTCTTGCCAAGGACGAGCGGCTTGCACTTCCTCGCTTCTCTTACGATGGAAGAGAATCGCGGGAGGTGTATAAGTCGGCCATGAAGCCCAAAGAACTGCCAAGACTGTCCTTAGACAGCAAAACCAATTCTATGAAGGCCTTTGAGTCGAGATTGAACTTTCTTGGCAGGGAAATGCAAGTGGAGAGTTTGAAATCCAGCCAAGTTATCCATCCGAATCAAGAAATTGGAAGCCATCAACGAACATCCAGTGTCGTAGCGAGGCTAATGGGTTTGGATGCTTTCCCGGGAGCCATTTCCACAGACGAGATCAGGACTCCAACGATGAAGTCATGCATAAAAGAGGCGTTTCTTTCACAGCCAGCAGAGGAACACAACAAGCAAATTCAGTCGAACCACTCTCCTTGTGTTTCACAAAACACTCCTGCTTCGCCATCATCAAAATTGCAGACCGCCAGTTCTGTCAGGAAACCAACCACATTTTCAAGGTTTCCTGTGGAACCAGCTCCGTGGAGGCAACAGGATTCCAGTCAATGTTCTCCGAAAATGGCTTCCAAATGCAGAAAAGTTGCCACAACTACCCTGCATCAAACTTCAGTTTATGGTGAGATTGAGAAGAGGATAACCGATCTTGAATTCAAGAAGTCGGGTAAGGACCTCAGAGCTCTTAAACAGATACTTGAAGCAATGCAGAAAACGAGAGCAAGGATGGAGGATGAAAGAGGAGTTTCTGCACAGCTCACATCGCAAAGGAGAGGGTGTTTGGAAGAAAGCTGCCCCCATCAGAATTCCAAGTTAGCAACGTGGAAGAACAACAAGACTTTCTGCCATCCTACGGTGAAGGAGCCTCGCAGTCCAAAGCAATTAGATTCTATTGTGATCGTAAAACCAGCCAAAGTGATGGAGAAAGTTAAACTTTCAGTTCCCGCTCAGTTGTCAACTGTAGAAACATCACATCTGCAGAATCTCACCCCTAAATATCACAGGGGAAGTTCAGTTCACAGCCAAAAAGCAAACAATCTCACACCAGAGAATAGAAATGTCAGGCATCAAGGTCGACATCTTCATTCTAGTGAAAAGAAGACTTCTTGGAGCACTTCAGAACTGGATAGAGTCTCGACAACAACTCCACGCATGAAAGTTGAAAATTACACTACTCCTGGTAGGAGTTCTGGAACAGTGAGTCCAAGATTACAACAAAATGCTCTCAGGGCAGAATCAGAATCGGTGAGGGTGGGAAAGTATGGCAGCAAGAAAGTCATGGAAAAAGGCTCTCAGATCAGAAAAAACAGAGTCAAAGCAAAGGATCAGCAGTTGAGTGATGACCAAATGAGCGAGATTAGTGGCGAGACAAGATCCATGAGCTACCAAGGTGACACAGCTTCTGTTGTATCAGAAAGCAACAACAGTATAGTCTCACAGTCGGAAACAGAGGTGACAAGCCTGGCTCGctcaatcaaaacaaataccAGACAAGACAAG AATCATATGTCAACAACTAGAGAACGCATGCCAGCAGTTGAAAGTGTTGTAACCATGCTGGAACAACCTAGCCCGATCTCGGTTCTTGACAATACATTCTATTGTGAAGATTCACCATCtccaataaagaaaataacaacaGTTTTTCAAG AAGATGAAGGCCAAACTCCTGATGAACAATGGTGTCTTCAGAATCTACATCATTTAATGGACTGCACAAGActgaataataatttcaagTACAATCAGAAGTTAGAAAACGTGGGATACTCGGTTCAAGAGCTTACACAACTGAACAAGAAAACAGATGGAGCTTCTGTGAATCACAATGGCAGCCTCAATCCTGATTATAGATACATTAACAAGATACTACTGACATCTGGGCTCCTCAAAGACTCAAGTGTCATCTCAACGACTGAGAAGCTCTTTTCCTCGCACCACCTGATCAATCCAGACATGTTTCATGTCCTGGAACAAACAGAGGACATCAGAGAGGCAGTGAATGGAGCTGTCATTGAAAAGAATGACAAGATGAATTTGGACAGGAGAATCCAGAGAAAGATGATTTTTGATCTGGTAGATGAAATATTAGTCCGCAAAATCACTTCAAGCAGATTATATACAGTGGAAAAGAAACGGGCAAGTCCACAAGGGCTGTTGAAGGAAGTACATTTGGAGATGGACCGTCTGTGCAGGATATCAGATTGTGATCTTGAGGAGGAAGATGAGATGACCAGGCTGTTGAATGCAGATATGATGCATAATTCAGAAGATTGGGTAGATTACCGCGGTGAGGTTCCTGCTCTGGTGCTGGACATTGAACGCCAGATTTTCAAAGACCTGATAAATGAAGTGATCACAGGTGATGCTATGGATGTTAGTGACTGGCCAAAGCGGCACTGCAGGAAACTCTTTGGAAAGTAG